The Radiobacillus deserti genomic interval AGACCTAATATTATGTTTTGTTCTCAATTTGTCTATGAAATTTTAAAGTTTGCAGGGCTCGAATATTTTCACAGTACATCAACAAAAGTAAAGCCCACAGATTTTGTAGAAAATGATTATTATAGAAAACTCCAGTTCTGTTATGAAATTAAGTTTAATGAATTATAGAAAGTGATGAATCCAATTCATGCACATGTGTTTTATAACAAAAGACGGTAAAACCTTTGTGGATGAAAGGTTTTACCGTTGTTTAATGATGGTAGGTTACCGACGTATATGTATTTTTAATTCGAGCCAATTATGAATTCATCTGTATTAGGTGGTACTATTAGAAGATCGAGTAGAGACTGTTGACCGTTTCCAAAAGCCGTACACTTAGTACACCTTCTCGCAAACTTTTTTATAATTGTTACCTAACGTTCGGTTCGTCTCGTTTTCTGTCTCATATAAAAGTCATCCCATGTATTAAATAAGCTTTTAACCGTATTAACCGTATTTTGTGATGTAAAAGGATTAAGAAGAATGTTTGTTGCATTTCATCTATATCGATATCTAAGTTCGCAATCCTTTTTCTTCATACCAACGAACTATTTTCCACCCTTCCGCTTCTTTACGCCACACTTCAAGGACTAAAGCTCTTACCATAACCATTTGTTCTTTATTTTGGTGAATTACTTCGTAGGATGCGGTGGCTTGGGTCGCAGATTGTGGAACAATTTTAAGTCCAGTGAAAACAAATTGAATATTTTTCCCTTTGTAGTATTTTGAAGCTAATCTATTACCTTCTTTTATCGTTTCTGTATTATATTGTTCCAGCTTTTCAACCCAAGGCATATAAAGCCAGCCTTGAAAATCATCAGAATATAAGTTATTCATTTCCTCAAATCTTCCCTCTGATAATCTTCCAGGCAATTCCACATTTTATATACTTCAGCCGCTACATCCTGTTCAATCGTCACTTTTTATCCTCTTCCGTTTAACCAAGCTTTAAATAGTAGGTGTTTAAAATATGACATTTGTAATATATAGAACGCCATATATCAAAGCACCACAGATTACTATGAATAGTCCCACCATTACAAATCCATATACAAAACCTTTACCCATAGAGAATAAATCTAAGAACACATTTTTAAAAGTACGAAATACCTTATTCATATCCTTCCCCCACCGACAAGTCATCGTTACCATTATTTTTACCATAAAACACACAATCAACTTGTCTCATTATTCTGCTCGTTCGTTTAGGTTTTGGAAGTGAATTGTTTTTTTCCAACTCCGCGTGGTATTGCAATTTTTGCAAGTTGGCATTTGAATCACCCCTTCTTCTTTCCCAGTCAGTTCCAAATTTCTAAAATCGTATTTTTATCGCAATAACTTTATGTAGATTTCTGGATTAGACAAGTCCCCTTTATTAAACGAACCTGCCACTTTTGCGCAATTAGGGGTGAATTTCTTGTTCCGAATAAGCCCTCGTTAGCACAACAAAGATTTACGCTCTTTATATAAAACTAACTACCATACCAACGAGTGAAACAATTTACACTAATAAGATAACGGCTACTATTATAGGAGCTATCCTTTTCAGGAAACCTTTTTCTTTATTTCTAAATCCTAAATAACTACAAATTAGACTAAGTAAACCTGTAATAATGGCAGTAAAAAATAATATTTGTATGAAAACAACCATCATTCCTTCCGGTTGTTTTGGAGCAATTGCATACGATGCAAAAATCGTTATTGCACAAATCATAGCTAATATTGCAGACCATTTACTGTATTTCAAAAAATTCCCCTTTCTTATAGGTACTTAATTCTTGAAGATAAGCCTCCGTTAATTCAATAAGCTGATCCCTTCCATTATCCTTCAGAAATTATTTCAATTTTGTTTGGGAAGGCTCCTTTTTCTTCATCAGCAACAGAAACATCATCGTGCCTATCGGATAACCATAATCGTATTTCCGTTCCTTCTTTTAGTTTTCTATCAATACTTAACTTGCTTATATTTATTAGCTTCAGGTAACTATCGTAGCCATCTTCTTTAACCTTGATTGTTAGTTTATCTTCGCTTTTTACATCAGTAATTATTGCTTCTACTGGTATAAATTCTCCTTCTTTACACCCTGATAAAATTAAGAAGGTGGAAATCAGAATAAACAATATAAGTTTTTTCATAAGTACCTCCTTATTGAATTCTTCTGTACCGTTAGTACTATCTGCGTTGGTATAAATGTTAATTTTACTATATAATCCCAATTATTCTTGGAAACCCCAAATAAAAAGACCGTCTCCCTGACGATCCTCTTGTTTCACACTAGCTCCCGATAGTTTAAGTACACCACTTCACATAATTAATACCATATAAGTTCATTTCTCATTATATTAATTCCTTGTACCCATTAGATGATAAAATTAAAAGGATAGTGTCATCACCTTTAACTTCCTTCTTCTTAATTATCGATTTTAAAGCACCTAGTACTAACGAAGAAGACCGCTCACCATATATCCCATGCTTGCCTAAGTGTTGCTGTTCCTGAATTGCACTGTTAGTCGAAACAACCACAACTTTTCCATTTGAATTTTGAATAGCTTGTATCGATTGGTAGGTAACTGTTGTCCCACCAATTGAAGGGGTGTATGTTGAATCTCCTTCAAAATTATCTGTATAAGCTCTCCCTTCTATTGCGGCTTGCAACCTTGGAAATGGCTCGACTGCTATCAATTTAGGCATATTATCTATCCAAAGTTTCAATTCTTCGTTTTTCACCTTCTATATAGTCATAAACATTCAATATCTCTTTTTCATAGTCACTTTCGATTTCAAAATACCTTACACTTGCTTGGAAACACTTTGTTTTAAATTCTTTATGTTCCTTGATTAGTTCTTGTACCGTTCTTTCTTCCGGCCAATTACGGAGTTCAATAGCATGCCTATGTTTCAATATTTTTGTTTCGAAGTTTTCTTGAATATAATTCGTCGAAAAACCTAAGAATACTGGAATGATCTTTTCTGAATAATTGATGTCAAAGTCCTTCATATAGTGTGGCAATATATAGCACCCTTCAATAACTATATGTTGCTCATTCTCGATATTTGTCATAATAATCCCTTTTAATATTGGCCAGAGCTTATCTCCAATTAATTCGGTACTGTCTAGTGGTGTAAATCCACAATTCTTATCTCCTCTGTACAAGCCCATTTTTAACTGGTCTATTGAAAGATAAGGAATATAATATTTTTCTAGTAACTTTTGAGCCATCAAGGTTTTACCAGTACCACTTACAGCACTTATTAGGACAACCATATATTACTCCCTTCTGATTTAATTGTTTACTACGCTATACTGCTCTTATAGTTGAATAAGTTCAACAAAAATAGCGTCAATCCCTTCTAAGATCAACGCACCCTTTACTTCAAGAAAGCACTATTTTTTATCTCTTATTTCTTCCAAAATTTTTATTACTCGATTATTTTGTTTTTCAATTGATTTTAGTCTTCTCTCAATAATACTCGATGAAAAGAAAACAATAAGCAAGATTGCGATTCCGACAATATCCAAGATTAATCCCCCAATGATTTATTCTATTTAATAACTATTAAATCCGCGGCTATACCCCTGTTTCAGATAAGCACCCGTTTTTTTTATATGAAATTATATCTGTAATTACCCAAAGTAACCTACTGAAGCTCCGATTACAAGGGATTGCCAAAAAGCTATATCATTCCTAATTAACTGCCCCCCTAAAAAATACGATAGAGAAGTAAGAACAATAGATAAAATAAAACTAAAAAAGTAATTCATTATATTTCTCCTTTTTTCAGTAATCACCATATAAATCCAACTTATTCTTCAAGATTACTGCCCTTTACGCAATAATAGCTACCGAATTCGACAGCCCCTTGTTCAGCTTTACCCCCGTTAGTGCGGAGGACCATTATTATTTTTCTATTTCCTCTATTAGAACATCTGAGCAATTTAGTACAGACAATAGCTCTTCTAAATCTGTTAGTTCAAAAGGACAAACTATACCTTTCACTTTTTTATGAGATGCTATTTTGCTAATGAAGCCGTCACCATCGCTGTTGTATGATAATCAGAGAAAGTAGATAACGATACTATCTTTACCCTTTCTTTGTTATCAACAATTCCTTTTACCTCAACAGTAAGAAAAGCATTTTCATTTTTATTAGGATTATGTTTTATAACCTTAGAAAGAAATTTATTATTTACCTTATGTATAATTCCAATGAAACCTATTCTTCTTAGTAAAGAAATTTGCTTATTAAAAGCATTAACATTCCAAGAAGTCCAATAATTTATTGCTGCAGTGGTTAACTTGTCTTTTAACAATACCTTCTCTGAATGGTCTATAAGTCTTACTTCTTTTTCTTTAGTATGATTTAGGAAATGCATTTTTCTATTTTTAGTAAATCCAGGTAGAACTTTATTTTGAAAAATAACTGGTTGAGAAATGATTTTTAACATATCTAAAATTCCGGATACTCCTGCTTTAGCATTCGTATTTTGTAATAGTGCTACGTTTATCTCTTTTATTTCTTGAAGTTTGAAATAGCATTTTTTATCATTAAGCCTGATAATCCCGGGAAAAATCCAGACATTATTACAGAACCTATATTATTTTTTTCTGCACTTTGATTTAGTTCAATTACTTTCTCTAAAAAGTCATAAAACGGAGTAACATCTATAGATAATATCTCATTTTCTATACATACTTTTTGAATGTGAGGCAATTTCTGTTTTAACCCAACCACTACAATATCCACATTCTTAATTGCTTCCTTTACACTTTCTTTATCACTTACATCTAAATATTGAAATTGAACCTCTTTGTTAAAAGAGGTTGCTAATTTTTTTCCTCTTCCAGCTTTATAATCTGTAACTATTAGCTTTATTTGATTCTCAAATATCCTAAGAAGTTCAATGCAAACTAATTTACCAAGGACTCCAGATGCCCCAACCACCATAATTTTTTTCATCAAACCTTCTCCCCATTGACACATTTCCTGAATTTTAACATACCCTTTATGCTTCTAATTTTAATTTTTATTAATCTTTTTTTTACAAAGCAACAAAAAAGCGTATCTTTACTTGTTGTAGATACGCAACTGTTTATTAAACAAGATGATAAAGCAATCCAATTATGATAATTTACTCTTATGCAAAAGACCACCTGAAATTGACAATGGAAAACCCTACTACCTCTCCCATTTTTGACTCTTTGCACAACTTTTTACCATCTCACTACTCCACCTTAAATTTCAATTCTCCAACTATACTGCTTTTTCAACATAATGGGACTGCCGGCCATCGCCAGCTCCTTCTTCAATATTCGCTCCCGATAGCACAATAATATTGTTTCTCTTTTACTAAGGAAACCTTTAGTATGATAAGAAAATTTGTATAGAAGTAAACCAAGTAAATGCAAAAATAGCACTACTTAAATATCCCCAAATTCCCTTTTTATCTTTCTTTAACTCCTTTATGCCTATAACAAACATCAGTGCTCCTAGGGATAACAACATAAAGTGTAGTAATTCTTTGTCGTTAGTTATTAAACCATAACCTGATATTGCAATAACTATTACTGCTAATATAATCCTTAGTATGTTTAGCAAAATATTTCCCCCAACTCCTTCTTCAATATTCGCACCATTTAGTTGAACAAGAAATAGAACTTAAACCGTTAATCTACTTTGCTTAGGATTATTCGGAACAATCGTAAATTTGGCGATGAAAAGAACTGCAAGGAAAATAAAACAACTAGCACTGGTATTATTGCTTGTAATCATGCTTGACTGCATAAATTGCATTAAAACTACTAGGTTTAAAACAAATGAAATTAAAAACCCTGCCATTGCAATACATGTCAGATAATTTCCAAGTAATGACCTTTTGTAATCTACTGTTTTGTCTGAATTTTGGACAGCAAGAGTATGTTTTATTTGTCTAACTAAAGCAAAAACAAAACCGAAAATTAGCAATACAACTACTAGATAACCAATTACCTCATTCATAGTTTATCCTCCTTGTTATACATAACACATTTTAATACTAACATTTATTCAATAATCCTGGTCCGTTACTTTAAGTATAACTATTCACATATTAATTTTAACATAAAATTCCAATACATCTTCTTGCTACAAAGAAAAAGGAACGCAGATTGACGTTCCTTTTGTTTAACTCTAGCTCCCGGTAGTTTAAGTACAAAGCTTCACATTCGCCGTAGTTATTAATATTATTTACTTTTACCTATAGGAATGATAAACCGTATAATCCCATTTAAAAAGCCTATAACTGAAACAAACAACACTGCGTAAGCAAGAAGGTCATTAGCCTTTTCCATAAAAATAATTTGAATTATAAAAATCACAACAGAAATCAAAGCAGTAACTAAGTAGAAAGATCTTTTCACAGTATCCCCCTCTTTTTTCTAGACTTGCTTGTTGTGCTAAATTGCTCTTTTACTTAACAAACTTCAACCCCCTGTTTCACTAAAGTAATCTTTACTTGAATAAAGGTACTCTATTCTTTTTTGATGTAGAATGCGTTTCTAACTGTGTGAGTTAAAAAAAGAAAAAGAAAAGTAATAGATTTGCTACTGTTAAAATGGAGGCAACAATCGTTGAAATATGCGATGCTAATTTGGATATATAACTCCAAACCCCCATTATTATAGATGCTATCCCTAATATAAAAATTAGATAAATCATAACCCATAATAAAGTTTGATTATCAAAACCAAATCCAATAAAGAAAAGCCCGATAAATGTTAATGTTACAAGCATACTTAATATTAAGAAAGCGTGGCTTTTCCATATTTTCTTTGTCATTTTACAACCTCCTTATTAATTACGTATGTGGTGGGTTACCCATTTGGGCCAGCATTGAGAGAAAGATCACAGCTCCCGCATTGAATAGTGCGATAAAAATGGTAATGGAAAAATGCTTAATATTAAAGACCAGTAGTTTAACCAAGAGAATTTTTTCAATTCCATCACCCTCACTCTCTGAACATCTTTCACTAACCTGCTTCTTAACTTGAATAAGCAAAGGTACTAGTCCATCATTGATCAGCACCTTTCCTTTTTCCATATTCGCACCTTATAATTTTACAAATAATCAGTCCCATATTTGTGGTCGATTAATACCCATCGTTCTCATATAGTCTAATAAGTGACCCGTATGAACCGATTCGTGGTAAGCGATACGAAGTAACATGTCCCCAAGTTTCCTAACATACCCCACATCAGAACGATCTATTTCAACACTCTCTAAATCGCTTACACTTAGTTGTTTGATGTAATGTAAGTAAGAAATCGTCACGATAAGGTTGTGCAAAGACAAGTTCACTTTCGACTGTTGTGAATTCTTTTCCATCAAATGGATTAGAAAAATTAGTTAGAGCCTTACTTCCTCCTTCAATAAGCACTTGATGGTAAACAAACTCACCTTCTAAAACGTGTCTAATCATCTGAGCACAAGTAAGCGCATCTTCATCAGGTTTCCAATTTAACAATTGTTCAGGTATCGATCTCCACACTTTGTACTCCTTCTTCGTACTTCTACAAAGTTTAATATTATCAAATTATTCACGTGCATTTTTTCTCCTTCCAAACACCTACATTTTTTAAATTGCACTAATCTATCGTTAGTGCACTAAATTCAACAAAAAGAGCGCATCTCCTTCTTGAAGAAGTGCTACCTATAGTACATTTGTTCACAAACTCCATATTCTCCCTGTCAAATAAAATTAAATTTTTAATAGGGGGAAGGTCAGGAAGATGCTGATTTACCACGATAGGAATTCCAAAATTTAAAGCCCAACTTCTCCTGTAAAACAAAATAGAGAAATTGAGCTTTTCAGTTACTTGTTACTTCATTATTTTTATTTGAACGAATATAAAACTGCTAAGTTGAATTTTAGATCAGCTATTTATTGAATTCATTAACTGGAAGAAATGTTCAGGTTTATGAGTCTTATTTAGGTTATACCATGAATGTAATGTATCTGGTCCAAATACATCTAATTTTTTCAGCACTTCCGTCGCAAATTCCAGAGGAGCTATTCCTGATGCAGTAACTAAGTTCGCATCTGATACCGCAGATCCCACCTCATAGAACTTTTCTCCGTTATAGTTAGGACATACCATTTTAGTGTATTCTAAATTATTAGTTGTATGCTTTCTAGTATCTAAGTATCCCATATTCGCAAGGGCCTCAGTTGCACCACAAATTGCAGCAACAATAGTGCCAAGCTTTAATGCTTGGCCAATTCTTTTCAAGATAGGTTGATGAATTTCTTCACTCCAAGTAGTCCCTCCTGGTAAAATTAAAAGATCCTCACTCTCAAGAGTACATTCATCAAGGGAAATATCCGGTTTTACGCTCAGTCCTCCCATAGTAGTAATCATTTCTTTATTAGCTCCTACTGTTAGTACTTTTAAAGGTGCTAAATCTTTTTTGAAGTATCTTCCTGAGTTTAGTTCAGCAATTAAATATCCATATTCCCAGTCCGACATTGTATTAAATACATATAGAAAAATTTTTTTGGCTTGCATCCATTAACACTCCAATCACATTTAATTTAGCCAAATATAACATAACTTCCCTGACACCTAGCGTCAGGGAAGTTATCAAATTTGATGATATTTTATTAATTCCGACAAAACTTCTATCAGTCTTTTCTTAAGACTTATTGGCTCAATAACTTTAATAGATTTATTGTACGGTAAAAGTAAATAAGGTACATATGTATGTATCATATCTTTTTCAAGAAGAAAAACTGCTTGATTTGAAGTCCGTTCTTGTAAATAATGTCCTAAAAACCAATGTTGGCAAATATCAGCCATTACACTTTTATCCCCACTAATAACCAAAGAAATGATCTCTTCCTTATCTTCTATAGTTGGAAGAAGATTCCTAATAAAAAAGTTACGTGCTGAAAAATTTTCTGGCCGGTTAAACTTATTTTCGGTTAGCACTAAACTTTCCATTCGATCTACTCTAAAACTACGGATATCATTCCTAAGATGACAAAATCCAATCACATACCACTTATTATTCCAATAGATAATTCTGTAAGGATCGATCAACCTATAATTTAATTGCTTTTCACCACTTTTTTGGTAAAGAACTTTTACTGAGTACCCGGCAGCTACGGCCTGCTCCAACTCCTTCAAAAAAGATTCCATAGAGAAAGAATTTAATCGACTTATTACTTCAAGACTAGTTAAATGTTGGTTTATCTTTTTTTCCTGCTCTTGATTTGAGTATTTACTTAGTTTTGAAGTTGCCCTATTTAGTGCTTCACCTCCATAATATCCGGCTTCTTCTGCAAAAACAGCAGCGTGAAATAGTGACGTTTGCTCTTCAAAATCAAAAAAAAGAGGAGCCTCAATAAAATTGTTCAATAAAGTGTATCCACCGTTATATCCTGGTTCTGAAATAATAGGTAC includes:
- a CDS encoding type 1 glutamine amidotransferase family protein, whose protein sequence is MQAKKIFLYVFNTMSDWEYGYLIAELNSGRYFKKDLAPLKVLTVGANKEMITTMGGLSVKPDISLDECTLESEDLLILPGGTTWSEEIHQPILKRIGQALKLGTIVAAICGATEALANMGYLDTRKHTTNNLEYTKMVCPNYNGEKFYEVGSAVSDANLVTASGIAPLEFATEVLKKLDVFGPDTLHSWYNLNKTHKPEHFFQLMNSINS
- a CDS encoding 2-phosphoglycerate kinase, which produces MVVLISAVSGTGKTLMAQKLLEKYYIPYLSIDQLKMGLYRGDKNCGFTPLDSTELIGDKLWPILKGIIMTNIENEQHIVIEGCYILPHYMKDFDINYSEKIIPVFLGFSTNYIQENFETKILKHRHAIELRNWPEERTVQELIKEHKEFKTKCFQASVRYFEIESDYEKEILNVYDYIEGEKRRIETLDR
- a CDS encoding pyridoxal-phosphate dependent enzyme, which gives rise to MPKLIAVEPFPRLQAAIEGRAYTDNFEGDSTYTPSIGGTTVTYQSIQAIQNSNGKVVVVSTNSAIQEQQHLGKHGIYGERSSSLVLGALKSIIKKKEVKGDDTILLILSSNGYKELI
- a CDS encoding saccharopine dehydrogenase NADP-binding domain-containing protein — translated: MKKIMVVGASGVLGKLVCIELLRIFENQIKLIVTDYKAGRGKKLATSFNKEVQFQYLDVSDKESVKEAIKNVDIVVVGLKQKLPHIQKVCIENEILSIDVTPFYDFLEKVIELNQSAEKNNIGSVIMSGFFPGLSGLMIKNAISNFKK
- a CDS encoding helix-turn-helix transcriptional regulator, with amino-acid sequence MPKIDNILAILWMLRSGEKITAKQISEKLEINMRTVYRYMDTISTSGVPIISEPGYNGGYTLLNNFIEAPLFFDFEEQTSLFHAAVFAEEAGYYGGEALNRATSKLSKYSNQEQEKKINQHLTSLEVISRLNSFSMESFLKELEQAVAAGYSVKVLYQKSGEKQLNYRLIDPYRIIYWNNKWYVIGFCHLRNDIRSFRVDRMESLVLTENKFNRPENFSARNFFIRNLLPTIEDKEEIISLVISGDKSVMADICQHWFLGHYLQERTSNQAVFLLEKDMIHTYVPYLLLPYNKSIKVIEPISLKKRLIEVLSELIKYHQI
- a CDS encoding DUF3953 domain-containing protein — translated: MLNILRIILAVIVIAISGYGLITNDKELLHFMLLSLGALMFVIGIKELKKDKKGIWGYLSSAIFAFTWFTSIQIFLSY